ACCCGGGGGCGTTATCGCATAGTTCGATCGCCATTTTGGATGCTTTAAACATGTTTGAGGGCCCAATTTTAGAGGTTCATATCTCTAATATCCATAAACGGGAAAGCTTCCGCCATCATTCTTACGTGTCGCTGCGCGCCGAGGGCGTGATCGCTGGGTTCGGCAGCCACGGATATCAGATCGCGGTTCAACATATGGCGAAATTGCTCACAGCATAGAAAGCCCTCAAAATGAGCAATGTTTTATTCGACGCGCTGTTTGCCGATCATATCGGCTCTGAGGCGCCGTTCTTGATCCTGCCAGATGGGGACGTTTGGAGCTATCAGCGCTTTTTAGAAACTGCCGCACAATACGCGCATGTGTTGGAGGCGCTTGGGCTAGAGGTCGGGGATCGATTGGCCGTGCAGGTTCAAAAATCCCCCGAGGCATTGGCCACCTACGCGGCCTGTTTGCAAGCAGGGGTAATCTTTCTGCCTTTAAACACCGCCTATACAGCTCGTGAAATGGCCTATTTTATCGAAAATTCAGGGGCAAAACTGGTGTTGTGCGACGCCAAAGCAGAAACCGCTTTGCGCCCCGTGGCGCAGGCAGCGCAGGCGCAATTGCAGGTTTTGAATGGGGATGGCAGCGGCGGCTTTACAGGCTTGGCGATGCAACATCCCAAAAGCTTCCAACCCCGCGCCCGCAGTGGCAATGATCTGGCAGCCTTTCTGTATACATCGGGCACTACCGGGCGCTCAAAAGGGGCGATGCTTAGCCATGATAACCTGTTATCAAACGCAAAAACATTATGCGACGCATGGCGCTTTACCGCCCAAGATGTGCTTTTGCACGCTTTGCCTATTTTTCACACTCACGGGCTTTTTGTGGCCACAAATATTTGCCTTCTTGCCGGATGCTCGATGCGGTTTTATCCCGCGTTTGACGCCAAACAGCTGATCCAAGATATGCCAATGGCCACCACATTAATGGGGGTACCAACCTTTTACTCCCGCTTGTTAAATGACCCAAATTTCACCAAAAGCGTTACCGAAAACATGCGCCTCTTCGTGTCGGGCAGCGCGCCGCTTCTAACAGAAACCCATGAAGCCTTTGAAAGCCGCACCGGGCATCGCATTCTAGAACGCTACGGCATGACCGAGACCAATATGAACACGTCAAACCCTTATAACGCTGAGCGGCGCGCGGGCACTGTTGGCTTTCCTTTGCCCGGTATAGAGCTGCGGATCATCGATGAAAAAACCGAAGAACTGCTTTCCCAAGGCGAAATTGGAATGATCGAAATACGCGGCCCCAACGTGTTTCAAGGCTATTGGAACATGCCAGAAAAAACCGCTGCCGAGCTGCGAGAAAACGGGTTTTTCATCACCGGTGATTTGGGAAAAATCGATGCACAAGGATATGTGCATATCGTCGGGCGCAGCAAAGACCTGATCATCTCGGGTGGTTATAATATCTACCCGAAGGAAATCGAACAAATCTTAGATGATGTGCCCGGCGTTTTGGAAAGCGCCGTGATCGGCGTGCCGCATGCAGATTTTGGCGAAACCGTGCTGGCCGTGGTGGTGCTCCGCAGCGGGGTTACTTTGCGGGAAAGCGATTTGGCCGCAGAAGTGGCGCAAAAATTAGCACGCTTTAAACATCCAAAATCCTACCAAATCATCGCGGAATTGCCGCGCAATACGATGGGTAAAGTGCAAAAGAACCTGCTGCGAGACAGGTATAAGGGCTTTTTTACGGCGCAGTAGCACGCCGCAACGCTCTAGAAACCGCCTCAGCCGCGCTTGGCATTCGGGGCCTAAGGCGGTTTTCAGCCTTGTGGCAGTTGCTGGCCTTTTCCTTTTGAATAAGTTTGGATACACCAAGGCTATGATATGGACGGTTCCAAATATTTTAACCACGGGGCGCTTGCTTGCTGCGCCCGCATTGGCGCTGATGTTTTTGTATTTTAACCGGCCCTATGCGGATTGGTTCGCGCTGCTGCTGTTTATATTTGCCGCGCTTACCGATTGGGTTGATGGATTCCTCGCCCGCACGTGGAAACAGGAAACCAAATTAGGCCAAATGCTCGATCCGATCGCGGATAAAGCAATGGTTATCATCGCGCTTCTGATCATTGTGGGGTATTCGAGCATGTCGCCATGGCTGGTGCTGCCCGCGACTGTGATTTTGTTTCGCGAAGTTTTTGTGTCTGGCCTGCGCGAGTTTTTGGGCGATAGTGCCAGCACGCTGCAGGTCACAAAACTGGCAAAATGGAAAACCACCGCGCAAATGGCGGCGATTGCAATTTTATTCTCACAAGGTGTTTTTGAGCATTATCTGAAGCTCTCGGCGCGAGAAATCGGCCCAGACGCGCTGAACAATATCCTAAACGGCGGCGCCCAAGATACGCTGGGCGTGTTCTGGAAGCATCATGCGATGATCTGGTCGGGCAATGTCGGGCTGATCTTACTTTGGGTTGCAGCCGCTTTAACCTTGATCACCGGCTTTGATTATTTCAAAAAAGCGCTTCCGTTTTTGAAAGATGAGGCATGATAGAGGTTTTATATTTTGCTTGGCTGCGCGAGCGCATCGGCATCCCCCGCGAAACCATTGACAGCCAAGCCGCTACAGTGGCGGATCTTATAACAGAGCTGCGCGCCAAAGATCCGCGCTACGCGCTGGCGTTTTCGGATCTCTCTGCGCTGCGCGCCGCAGTGGATCAAGAATTGGTTGAGTTTAACGCCCCGCTCAACGGCGCCAAAGAAGTTGCATTTTTTCCTCCGATGACGGGGGGCTGATCATGCGAATCCTCATTCAAGAACACCCCTTTGATCTGGGTAAAGAAGCGCAAAACTTTGCCGAGAGACAAGACAATGCCGGCGCAATAGTTACCTTCACCGGGATTGTGCGCAACACATCTGCAAGGGATTTACAAACCCTTGCAATCGAACATTACCCCGCCATGACCGAAAAGGCGATTTCTGAGATCGCCCAAAGGGCAATTGACAGATGGTCCTTGCAGGACGCGCTGGTGCTGCATCGCTATGGAAACCTTGCCCCAGGTGAGGGGATCATGATGGTGGCAACCGCCGCCGCGCATCGCAGTGACGCGTTTGCCGCCGCCGATTTTCTGATGGATTATCTCAAATCGCGCGCACCTTTTTGGAAAAAAGAGATAACCGCGTCCGGAGCAAACTGGGTAGAGGCAAAAGACAGCGACGAGCGGGCTTTGAGGCGCTGGTAGCCGCACCATCGCGCTCGGCTTGGGGCGTTAGGATCGGTCGGTTTCGCTGATCCGAGCCTGTCGCAACCCCTCCATCGCCGCGTCACGTTCTGCCCGCGCTTGGGCCAATAGGTTGGTCAGCTCAGCCTCTTTTAGGGCGGCCTCTTCACGCGCCGCATCGCGCTGCGCTGTGGCGTTAAGCAGCTCTTGTGTAACGTTGGTCATCGCCTCGATGCTGGGCAAAGAGCCCCGCAAAAGCTGCATCCAAAG
The sequence above is drawn from the Rhodobacteraceae bacterium IMCC1335 genome and encodes:
- a CDS encoding AMP-binding protein, yielding MSNVLFDALFADHIGSEAPFLILPDGDVWSYQRFLETAAQYAHVLEALGLEVGDRLAVQVQKSPEALATYAACLQAGVIFLPLNTAYTAREMAYFIENSGAKLVLCDAKAETALRPVAQAAQAQLQVLNGDGSGGFTGLAMQHPKSFQPRARSGNDLAAFLYTSGTTGRSKGAMLSHDNLLSNAKTLCDAWRFTAQDVLLHALPIFHTHGLFVATNICLLAGCSMRFYPAFDAKQLIQDMPMATTLMGVPTFYSRLLNDPNFTKSVTENMRLFVSGSAPLLTETHEAFESRTGHRILERYGMTETNMNTSNPYNAERRAGTVGFPLPGIELRIIDEKTEELLSQGEIGMIEIRGPNVFQGYWNMPEKTAAELRENGFFITGDLGKIDAQGYVHIVGRSKDLIISGGYNIYPKEIEQILDDVPGVLESAVIGVPHADFGETVLAVVVLRSGVTLRESDLAAEVAQKLARFKHPKSYQIIAELPRNTMGKVQKNLLRDRYKGFFTAQ
- the pgsA gene encoding CDP-diacylglycerol--glycerol-3-phosphate 3-phosphatidyltransferase, with protein sequence MIWTVPNILTTGRLLAAPALALMFLYFNRPYADWFALLLFIFAALTDWVDGFLARTWKQETKLGQMLDPIADKAMVIIALLIIVGYSSMSPWLVLPATVILFREVFVSGLREFLGDSASTLQVTKLAKWKTTAQMAAIAILFSQGVFEHYLKLSAREIGPDALNNILNGGAQDTLGVFWKHHAMIWSGNVGLILLWVAAALTLITGFDYFKKALPFLKDEA
- the moaD gene encoding molybdopterin converting factor subunit 1, with translation MIEVLYFAWLRERIGIPRETIDSQAATVADLITELRAKDPRYALAFSDLSALRAAVDQELVEFNAPLNGAKEVAFFPPMTGG
- the moaE gene encoding molybdopterin synthase catalytic subunit MoaE, whose protein sequence is MRILIQEHPFDLGKEAQNFAERQDNAGAIVTFTGIVRNTSARDLQTLAIEHYPAMTEKAISEIAQRAIDRWSLQDALVLHRYGNLAPGEGIMMVATAAAHRSDAFAAADFLMDYLKSRAPFWKKEITASGANWVEAKDSDERALRRW